The proteins below come from a single Halostagnicola larsenii XH-48 genomic window:
- the cca gene encoding CCA tRNA nucleotidyltransferase encodes MTAEDEDRDGADPDALKSGSGSADPATDSGLDAVVSRVRERVVPDDEEREALREAATTLIDRAELAATERCPDADVLQVGSTARDTWISGDRDIDIFVRFPSDLDREALEEYGLEVGHETLPSGHEEFAEHPYVKGTFDGFDVDVVPCFRLESATDIRSAVDRTPFHTQYLNDRLDDEITADVRVTKQFCKGIGVYGSDLRTRGFSGYLTELLVCEYGGFRPLLEVASDWTPPVRLDPEGHGGGLDSSSADGSDTAAVQFDDPLVVIDPTDPERNVAAVCSAENVARFQHYARDVLESPRESLFEPREPAPLDDAALRAHLANRATTPVAVRFDAPDLVEDQLYPQLRKSLSGITSKLDARGFDVFRATTFADESAVVFVELAVTERPALERHDGPPVHVRTHAEGFFDAYVDDPDAYGPFIDGDRYVTEREREFTTATAFLESERLLEAGLGAHVETALEENYDVLVGDEIVELLAEFDRELARYYDPRP; translated from the coding sequence ATGACAGCTGAGGACGAAGACCGGGATGGAGCCGATCCCGATGCCCTCAAGTCCGGGTCCGGCTCGGCCGATCCGGCCACCGACTCGGGCCTCGATGCCGTTGTTTCGCGGGTTCGCGAGCGAGTCGTTCCCGACGACGAGGAACGAGAGGCACTGCGCGAAGCCGCCACGACGCTCATCGACAGGGCCGAACTCGCCGCCACGGAACGTTGTCCCGACGCGGACGTCCTACAGGTCGGCTCTACCGCGCGCGATACCTGGATCAGCGGCGACCGGGACATCGATATCTTCGTCCGGTTTCCGTCCGACCTCGATCGGGAGGCACTCGAGGAGTACGGACTCGAAGTCGGCCACGAAACGCTGCCCTCGGGCCACGAGGAGTTCGCCGAGCACCCCTACGTGAAGGGGACGTTCGACGGGTTCGACGTCGACGTCGTCCCCTGCTTTCGACTCGAGTCGGCGACCGACATCCGATCCGCGGTCGATCGGACGCCGTTTCACACCCAGTACCTGAACGATCGGCTCGACGACGAGATCACCGCCGACGTTCGGGTCACAAAGCAGTTCTGCAAGGGGATCGGTGTCTACGGGAGCGACCTCAGAACCCGCGGATTCAGCGGCTACCTCACCGAACTGCTCGTCTGCGAGTACGGCGGCTTTCGCCCGCTCCTCGAGGTCGCAAGCGACTGGACTCCGCCGGTTCGACTCGATCCGGAAGGCCACGGCGGCGGACTGGATTCATCCAGTGCTGACGGGAGCGATACCGCCGCCGTACAGTTCGACGACCCGCTCGTCGTGATCGACCCCACCGATCCCGAACGAAACGTCGCCGCGGTCTGCTCGGCCGAAAACGTCGCCCGGTTCCAACACTACGCCCGCGATGTCCTCGAGTCTCCACGCGAATCGCTGTTCGAACCCCGCGAACCCGCGCCGTTGGACGACGCCGCTCTCCGTGCTCACCTCGCGAACCGCGCTACGACGCCGGTCGCTGTCAGATTCGACGCGCCGGACCTCGTCGAAGATCAGCTTTATCCGCAGCTTCGAAAATCCCTGTCGGGAATAACGAGCAAGCTCGACGCTCGCGGGTTCGACGTGTTCCGGGCGACGACGTTCGCCGACGAAAGTGCCGTCGTCTTCGTCGAACTCGCCGTCACGGAACGACCGGCGCTCGAGCGCCACGACGGGCCGCCGGTCCACGTCCGAACGCACGCAGAAGGCTTCTTCGACGCCTACGTGGACGATCCGGACGCCTACGGTCCGTTCATCGACGGCGACCGCTACGTCACGGAACGCGAGCGCGAGTTCACCACGGCGACGGCGTTTCTCGAGAGCGAGCGACTGCTTGAGGCGGGTCTCGGCGCACACGTCGAGACGGCCCTCGAGGAGAACTACGACGTCCTCGTCGGCGACGAGATCGTCGAACTGCTCGCTGAGTTCGATCGAGAACTGGCTCGGTACTACGATCCTCGGCCCTGA
- a CDS encoding histone deacetylase family protein, whose product MQFGYSEECLAHDPGSRHPETPDRLRAIRERLKKKHGVEYVEPDPATIDTIAAVHDREYIESVDEFCAEGGGNWDPDTTAVEESWDAIRRSAGSACWAADTALEGEDGRSTPFSIGRPPGHHAVVDDAMGFCFVNNVAVAAQHAIDSNDDVERVAIVDWDVHHGNGTQDIFYDDGDVFFASIHEEGLYPGTGAIDEIGTGDGNGTTMNVPMPAGTDELGYLAAIDGPLTEALESFDPDLLLISAGFDAHRHDPISRIRLPTEAYALMTDRFRTIADETDAALAFVLEGGYGLEVLADSVALVHETFDGREPIEPDGDVSDDAASVIEDVREAHGLID is encoded by the coding sequence ATGCAGTTTGGCTACAGCGAGGAGTGTCTCGCACACGACCCTGGTTCGCGTCACCCAGAGACACCCGACCGTCTCAGGGCGATTCGAGAGCGGCTAAAGAAAAAACACGGCGTCGAATACGTCGAACCGGATCCGGCGACAATCGACACGATCGCCGCGGTTCACGACCGGGAATACATCGAGTCCGTCGACGAATTCTGTGCGGAGGGAGGCGGGAACTGGGACCCGGATACGACCGCCGTCGAAGAGAGCTGGGACGCGATCCGCCGGAGCGCCGGTTCGGCTTGTTGGGCCGCAGATACCGCACTCGAGGGAGAGGACGGACGAAGTACGCCGTTTTCGATCGGACGACCGCCGGGCCACCACGCGGTCGTCGACGACGCGATGGGGTTTTGTTTCGTCAACAACGTCGCCGTCGCCGCCCAGCACGCGATCGATTCGAACGACGACGTCGAGCGCGTGGCGATCGTCGACTGGGACGTCCACCACGGAAACGGAACGCAGGACATCTTCTACGACGACGGCGATGTCTTCTTCGCGTCGATACACGAGGAGGGACTCTATCCCGGCACTGGAGCGATCGACGAGATCGGGACCGGTGACGGGAACGGAACGACAATGAACGTTCCGATGCCCGCCGGGACGGACGAACTGGGGTATCTGGCGGCGATCGATGGACCGCTCACCGAAGCCCTCGAGTCGTTCGATCCGGATCTCCTGCTCATCAGCGCCGGCTTCGATGCGCACCGTCACGATCCGATTTCGCGGATTCGCCTGCCGACGGAAGCCTACGCGCTCATGACCGATCGGTTCCGAACCATCGCCGACGAAACCGACGCGGCGCTGGCGTTCGTTCTCGAGGGCGGCTACGGCCTCGAGGTGCTCGCCGACAGCGTCGCGCTCGTCCACGAGACGTTCGACGGACGAGAACCGATCGAACCGGACGGAGACGTAAGCGACGACGCGGCGTCGGTGATCGAAGACGTGCGCGAGGCACACGGGCTGATCGACTGA
- a CDS encoding histone → MNVELPFAPVDTIIRRNAGDLRVSADASEELALRIQEHGSELAIDAAERAIADGRKTLMASDFEVETVIDKDDLELPVAPVDRIARIEIDDKYRVSMDARIALADILEDYADNVARAAAILAHHADRRTIIEDDIETYFSLFE, encoded by the coding sequence ATGAACGTCGAACTCCCGTTCGCACCGGTTGACACGATCATCCGGCGGAACGCGGGTGATCTTCGTGTGAGCGCCGACGCGTCGGAGGAACTCGCGCTGCGGATTCAAGAACACGGGAGCGAACTCGCGATCGACGCCGCCGAGCGGGCGATTGCGGATGGACGAAAAACACTCATGGCATCCGATTTCGAGGTTGAGACGGTGATCGACAAGGACGATCTCGAGCTACCGGTCGCGCCGGTCGACCGCATCGCGAGGATCGAGATCGACGACAAATACCGCGTCTCGATGGACGCACGGATCGCGCTCGCCGACATTCTCGAGGATTATGCCGACAACGTCGCGCGCGCAGCGGCGATCCTTGCCCACCACGCTGATCGACGAACGATCATCGAAGACGACATCGAGACGTACTTCTCGCTGTTCGAGTAA
- a CDS encoding single-stranded DNA binding protein has translation MSDIEGVYEDLEADVSLEEFREAVEEKVEQMGGLADEETAAMLIAHEVGESEVGGVADIEPGMEEAKFVAKVTSIGELRTFERDGEDEDGRVVNVEVADETGAVRASLWDDHAEAAIEQLEEGQVLRIKGRPKEGFSGVEVSVDDLEPDDDTEIDVQVSDVHTVESLSLGISNVNLVGKVLDTDSVRTFDRDDGSEGKVSNLTLGDETGRIRVTLWDEQAERATELEADATVEVVDGYVRERDGTLELHVGNRGALEEVDEEVEYVPESTPIEDLEIDQVVDIAGVVRSADPKRTFDRDDGSEGQVRNIRVQDATGDIRVAMWGDKADLDIGPGDEVALADVEIQDGWQDDLEASAGWRSTITVLDSEESGSESVDSSDTESAGLSSFAESDDKSGDEDETPSDTAATGESADDDLSDNGSATDEASDGSETEFTGVVVQAGNPVVLDDGDTTMSVETSADVGLGEEVTARGVIRDGRLEANDVF, from the coding sequence ATGAGCGACATCGAGGGGGTTTACGAAGACCTCGAGGCGGACGTCTCGCTCGAGGAGTTTCGCGAGGCCGTCGAGGAGAAGGTCGAGCAGATGGGTGGGCTCGCGGACGAGGAGACGGCGGCGATGCTCATCGCTCACGAAGTCGGCGAAAGCGAGGTCGGCGGCGTCGCTGACATCGAGCCCGGCATGGAGGAAGCGAAGTTCGTCGCGAAAGTGACGAGCATCGGCGAACTGCGAACGTTCGAACGCGACGGCGAAGACGAGGACGGCCGCGTCGTCAACGTCGAAGTCGCCGACGAGACCGGGGCCGTCAGAGCCTCGCTGTGGGACGACCACGCCGAGGCCGCGATCGAGCAACTCGAGGAAGGGCAGGTGCTGCGGATCAAAGGTCGACCGAAAGAAGGATTCAGCGGCGTCGAAGTGAGCGTCGACGACCTCGAGCCGGACGACGACACCGAAATCGACGTGCAGGTCTCGGACGTACACACCGTCGAAAGCCTCTCGCTCGGCATTTCGAACGTCAACCTCGTCGGGAAGGTTCTCGACACCGATTCCGTCCGAACGTTCGACCGCGACGACGGTTCGGAGGGGAAGGTTTCGAACCTCACACTGGGCGACGAGACCGGACGCATCCGGGTGACGCTCTGGGACGAACAGGCCGAGCGCGCGACCGAACTCGAGGCAGACGCGACGGTCGAGGTCGTCGACGGCTACGTTCGGGAGCGCGACGGCACCCTCGAGCTCCACGTCGGGAACCGTGGGGCACTCGAGGAGGTCGACGAGGAGGTCGAGTACGTCCCCGAAAGCACGCCGATCGAAGACCTCGAGATTGATCAGGTGGTCGACATCGCGGGCGTGGTCAGATCCGCGGATCCAAAGCGAACCTTCGATCGAGATGACGGCTCCGAGGGACAGGTCCGGAACATCCGCGTACAGGATGCGACGGGCGACATTCGAGTCGCGATGTGGGGCGATAAGGCCGATCTCGATATCGGCCCCGGCGACGAGGTCGCGCTCGCAGACGTCGAGATTCAGGACGGCTGGCAGGACGACCTCGAGGCCTCTGCAGGCTGGCGCTCGACAATCACCGTGCTCGACTCCGAAGAGAGTGGGTCGGAATCGGTCGATTCGTCCGACACCGAATCGGCCGGCCTGTCGTCGTTCGCCGAGAGCGACGATAAGAGCGGGGACGAGGACGAGACGCCGAGCGACACTGCCGCGACCGGCGAATCAGCGGACGACGACCTATCGGACAACGGGTCGGCGACCGACGAGGCAAGTGACGGATCGGAAACGGAGTTTACTGGCGTCGTCGTTCAGGCGGGGAATCCGGTCGTCCTCGACGACGGCGACACGACGATGAGCGTCGAAACCAGCGCTGATGTCGGACTCGGCGAAGAGGTCACTGCCCGAGGTGTGATCCGTGACGGCCGTCTCGAGGCGAACGACGTATTCTGA